The Aquila chrysaetos chrysaetos chromosome 6, bAquChr1.4, whole genome shotgun sequence genome window below encodes:
- the CLCN6 gene encoding chloride transport protein 6 isoform X1, with protein MSGSGYQSFLLRTESVPFDHSCSARHDCLLRNRKRVVSVILSGQRLVDWRQEIQQRNIQKNVNVDLYLGTRSRVDISHHWLEAAAFSVTPRQTAEQGRLCTAPLSAGKRDPSRRQTNSSCPSQPFRDNTSQFSSSCFLQQNNLCSRLQQHSSKCVAYKIPHFALSVLPPVNLPQRYSCLEAYNLEGRRSESIDFPQQHHQKAKAAGSCSIHAARHRYLESRKKNSDYPVEKQQHQPPAASCMDPVNASLVNACLSSCTVDSPLRHELVVCPSSRSSSESVNTCHSSALTLGDLDSSSLESLQSLLQSSQISASLYCSIQRLKQETALMGIWGSLPLEPKSSAVSGSLCFAAADSASSILSTGEQLAGVKTSAAQARLKWEVPFAKDWSLSAVTRDFSRVEPLSVSHRYGRSDLNTWRTKISGDIQPETLASGVGSGGLVDTEADSSYNCSPYFRCQSQAKPALETGSFYVRTRSHSPEKVLKGEETSDGASPCAVSWKKDLPASLYPEGLQVSLETDLGGAQMNVGVAMYGIPREVCVRVASPSGDKEFRPVQQLSIKSVEVNNSEPHFKSSKESEYVCGPRSRAARRVAVVGSSQSSPFGIQVEEGFGGYSGIDCMNVSREGRRNDYSYQSSWRNWEADANLDQSEEPSVERSAKEPQCCEEGSQEQEIVSGEVLENSFWSWKVNEQSFQHLCDRQMLTRCFQAWRGHILWKRAAARQLYRQQLLRKGLGALQWAVHQRKMQLEVAQQRRASALLAVSFCRWKEAVTKRSKKQSLQPEPYSHTQSSSVGFFGVGRLAAMTTSAQHQLTVGYSKEAEQACRVEGGLWTQLHRRQRGDEFCWRAQAIRDMRRLAAAFRLWRLQKELLSKEEARLLEVRALLEKKQLRNIFWVWRSRCLEMEQVLALTTQIQRNLVSRCFSAWKMTVEQKALYRCNLVHLRAVSLRKYFQQWVQMLQVREGDKQAMVNFFLIQWRQHYGPVISSVADKTATERHEDQPLWTAERPFPEKTGYTLDDFSQKVKLQRVYLLWKARLREHHRADSFSQTLEQCRLRKALKFWHQKCLMLKTIEQSPNHSHRTVCEEPLAMLFSEDLSTSSGFDSNPPATLASQSSLEKEYSFSDSSQQSLSSILTAEDVTHMPYYSSFLQLHQCTELPAEMGGELYWQASFPPRSTGSGRNWFVGGQFQSLALQSPDNNVQPLTSYSTWEEDCGSDKEVKSCWHQAEKRCLQRYFIVWSARTQQLVKAQQYCRLIQLSRAFLRWYHWVVENKNRKAAAALKHRVHCCQMAFSLWKKRLAQKVEADRRFRCHIHQLTADALWCWHSCWQRKRAVRELQQRWAQHSCQEKKRLVLQTWYCQARKQKYAALFWERLLLHRCLVTWAQVTACRLRQHEALSCFKRVREHRLLVVSFTEWRVKLLKAEQRVLGERNYKWQEPSQGKACHRWRLASRGQQALRLGSVATVKQACNYWTKAAAFSQCLRQCSTLIGARKSRKISLSRSMKNRRGREKDSAPAAPLGLFPSAIHRWLVIYRNQNRAERLLFPHLVERPGVVGPSPAHARIQENKAEVNLEEWDEKWLGTKYLRWWHHTVILRRCRRDRRLRRLARGWHQWREASRVAILAQVLDQQRLIEKAWRVWRRRHLQSCVVQNFLEEEARSLLSQAFGRWRQLTAFQLKDKGCC; from the exons ATGTCCGGCAGCGGCTATCAGA GTTTTCTGTTGAGAACTGAGTCTGTCCCCTTCGATCATTCCTGCTCTGCCAGACATGATTGTCTGCTGAGAAACAGGAAGAGAGTAGTGTCCGTAATACTTTCAGGACAGAGGCTGGTGGACTGGAGACAAGAAATTC AGCAAAGAAACATTCAGAAGAACGTGAATGTTGATCTGTATTTGGGCACTAGAAGTCGAGTAGACATTTCTCATCACTGGCTTGAGGCTGCGGCATTCAGTGTAACTCCCAGACAGACAGCAGAACAAGGCCGGCTGTGTACCGCACCTCTGTCAGCTGGGAAGAGAGATCCCAGTCGGAGACAGACTAATTCCTCCTGCCCTTCTCAGCCATTCCGGGACAACACCAGTCAGTTCTCCAGTTCCTGCTTCCTGCAGCAAAATAATCTCTGCTCtaggctgcagcagcacagctcgAAGTGTGTGGCTTATAAGATTCCCCATTTTGCTTTGTCAGTGCTCCCTCCTGTGAATCTCCCTCAGAGATACTCATGCCTTGAGGCTTATAATTTAGAAGGGAGAAGGAGTGAGAGTATTGACTTTCCTCAACAACACcatcagaaagcaaaggcagctggTAGCTGCTCCATACATGCTGCTCGCCATCGCTATTTAGAAAGTAGGAAGAAGAATAGCGACTATCCGGTGGAAAAACAACAGCAtcagcctcctgctgcttcttgtaTGGATCCTGTGAACGCTTCACTGGTCAATGCATGTTTGTCCTCTTGTACTGTAGATTCCCCTCTTAGGCATGAATTAGTGGTGTGTCCCTCTTCAAGGAGCTCAAGCGAAAGTGTGAACACTTGCCATAGTTCAGCCCTGACCTTGGGGGATCTCGATTCATCTAGTTTGGAGTCCCTTCAGTCTCTTTTGCAATCCTCACAGATTTCTGCTAGTTTGTACTGTTCAATCCAGAGGCTTAAGCAAGAAACTGCTTTGATGGGGATATGGGGCTCCCTCCCTCTGGAGCCCAAGTCTTCTGCAGTCAGTGGCAGtttgtgctttgctgctgctgattcAGCTTCTAGTATCCTGAGCACAGGAGAACAGCTAGCTGGAGTAAAGACAAGTGCTGCTCAGGCAAGATTGAAATGGGAGGTCCCATTTGCTAAAGACTGGAGCCTTAGTGCGGTGACAAGGGACTTCAGTCGTGTAGaacctctctctgtctctcacaGATATGGACGCAGTGACTTGAACACATGGAGAACCAAAATTTCAGGTGACATCCAGCCAGAAACTCTCGCTTCTGGGGTGGGCTCTGGCGGGCTAGTGGATACAGAAGCAGATTCCTCCTACAATTGCTCCCCTTATTTCAGATGCCAGTCCCAAGCAAAGCCGGCTCTGGAAACTGGTAGTTTTTATGTTCGCACAAGAAGTCATTCCCCTGAAAAGGTTCTTAAAGGAGAAGAGACATCTGATGGGGCATCCCCGTGTGCTGTATCTTGGAAGAAAGACCTTCCAGCCAGTCTGTATCCAGAGGGTCTGCAGGTGTCACTAGAGACAGATTTGGGGGGGGCTCAGATGAACGTTGGTGTAGCAATGTATGGGATTCCAAGGGAAGTGTGCGTGAGAGTTGCTTCTCCTTCTGGAGATAAAGAGTTTAGACCAGTCCAGCAGCTTAGTATTAAATCTGTAGAAGTCAACAACTCTGAACCTCATTTTAAGTCCAGCAAAGAGTCAGAATACGTATGTGGCCCTAGATCACGAGCAGCCAGAAGAGTGGCTGTGGTGGGCAGCAGTCAGTCCAGCCCTTTTGGTATTCAGGTTGAAGAAGGCTTTGGTGGATATTCTGGCATAGATTGTATGAATGtgagcagagaaggaaggagaaacgATTACTCCTACCAAAGCAGCTGGAGGAATTGGGAAGCTGATGCCAATCTCGACCAGTCTGAAGAACCTTCTGTGGAGAGGAGTGCCAAAGAACCACAGTGCTGTGAAGAAGGGAGCCAGGAACAGGAAATTGTGTCCGGAGAG GTCTTGGAGAACAGCTTCTGGTCATGGAAGGTGAATGAGCAAAG tttCCAGCACTTGTGTGACAGACAAATGCTAACTAGGTGTTTCCAAGCCTGGAGGGGACACATCCTCTGGAAgagggctgcagccaggcagctttACAGACAGCAACTGCTTCGGAAGGGCCTTGGTGCTTTGCAGTGGGCTGTGCACCAGAGGAAGATGCAGCTGGAGGTAGCTCAGCAGAGACGTGCCTCAGCCCTGCTAGCTGTCAGTTTCTGCAGG TGGAAGGAAGCTGTGACAAAACGGAGCAAGAAGCAATCTCTGCAGCCTGAGCCATATTCTCATACCCAAAGTTcatcagtggggttttttggagtAGGAAGATTAGCAGCTATGACAACGTCAGCTCAGCACCAGCTTACAGTAGGATACTCAAAGGAAGCTGAGCAGGCTTGTAG GGTGGAGGGAGGACTGTGGACACAGCTTCATCGTAGGCAGAGAGGAGATGAGTTCTGCTGGAGAGCTCAAGCAATCAGAGATATGAGACGGCTAGCTG cagctttcagacTGTGGCGCCTGCAGAAGGAGCTGCTGAGCAAAGAGGAAGCCAGGCTTTTGGAAGTCCGCGCTCTgctggaaaagaagcagctaCGAAACATTTTCTGGGTGTGGCGTTCCCGATGCTTGGAAATGGAACAGGTTTTAGCACTGACAACTCAGATCCAAAGAAACTTGGTCTCACG GTGCTTCAGTGCATGGAAGATGACTGTTGAGCAGAAGGCACTTTACAGGTGCAACCTGGTGCATCTCAGAGCAGTATCACTGAGGAAATACTTCCAGCAGTGGGTTCAGATGCTGCAGGTCAGAGAAGGTGATAAGCAGGCAATGGTGAACTTCTTTCTCATACAATGGAGGCAGCATTATG GACCAGTTATAAGCTCAGTAGCTGACAAGACTGCGACAGAGAGGCATGAAGATCAGCCATTGTGGACTGCAGAGAGACCGTTTCCAGAGAAAACAGGCTACACTCTTGATGACTTCAGCcaaaaggtgaagctccagagaGTGTATCTGCTGTGGAAAGCAAGGCTGCGCGAGCATCACAGAGCTGA CTCTTTCTCTCAGACATTGGAGCAGTGTAGACTGAGAAAAGCTCTGAAATTTTGGCACCAAAAGTGTCTCATGCTGAAGACAATTGAACAAAGTCCTAATCACTCACACAGGACTGTCTGTGAAGAACCTCTTGCCATGCTGTTTTCTGAGGACCTCTCAACATCTTCCGGCTTTGACAGCAATCCTCCAGCTACTCTGGCCTCTCAAAGCTCATTGGAAAAG GAATACAGTTTTAGCgacagcagccagcagagcttATCCTCCATTCTGACTGCTGAGGATGTCACACACATGCCATATTACAGTTCCTTCCTGCAACTACACCAGTGCACAGAGCTGCCGGCTGAGATGGGTGGGGAGCTGTACTGGCAGGCCTCCTTTCCTCCGCGGAGTACTGGATCTGG AAGAAACTGGTTTGTGGGAGGTCAGTTCCAGTCTTTGGCACTGCAGAGTCCAGACAATAATGTCCAGCCTCTCACCAGTTACTCTACATGGGAAGAG GACTGTGGTTCTGACAAGGAGGTGAAGAGTTGCTGGCACCAAGCAGAGAAACGCTGCCTGCAGAGGTACTTCATTGTCTGGTCAGCTCGGACTCAGCAACTTGTAAAGGCCCAGCAGTACTGCAGGCTCATTCAGCTGTCTAG AGCCTTTCTCAGGTGGTACCACTGGGTTGTGGAAAATAAGAACcgaaaagcagcagcagccttaaAACATCGAGTTCATTGCTGCCAGATGGCTTTCAGCCTGTGGAAGAAGAGACTGGCCCAGAAAGTGGAAGCTGACCGGAGATTCAGGTGTCACATTCACCAGCTGACTGCTGATGCTCTGTGGTGTTGGCATTCCTGCTGGCAAA GGAAGCGTGCTGTGAGAGAGCTGCAGCAGCGATGGGCTCAGCACAGCTGCCAGGAGAAGAAGAGGTTGGTCCTGCAGACATGGTATTGCCAagcaaggaagcagaaatatGCTGCTTTATTCTGGGAACGTCTTCTCCTGCACAG GTGCCTAGTCACCTGGGCCCAGGTCACTGCTTGTAGACTGAGGCAGCACGAAGCCCTCTCTTGTTTTAAAAGGGTCAGAGAGCACCGTCTCCTAGTTGTGAGCTTTACTGAGTGGAGGGTGAAATTATTGAAAGCTGAACAGCGGGTGCTGGGAGAGAGAAACTACAAGTGGCAGGAACCCTCTCAGGGTAAAGCCTGTCACCGCTGGCGATTGGCCTCAAGAGGACAGCAAGCCCTGCGCCTAGGATCTGTGGCTACTGTAAAACAG gcCTGCAACTACTGGACAAAAGCAGCTGCCTTTTCCCAGTGCTTACGGCAGTGCAGTACCCTGATAGGTGCTAGGAAGAGCAGGAAGATATCTCTGTCTCGGTCCATGA aaaacagaagaggcagagaaaaggatTCAGCACCAGCTGCCCCTCTTGGGCTTTTTCCCAGTGCTATTCACCGCTGGCTGGTGATCTACAGAAACCAAAACAGGGCTGAAAGGCTGCTGTTCCCTCACCTGGTAGAGAGACCTGGTGTGGTAGGACCCTCTCCTGCACATGCAAGGATCCAGGAGAACAAAGCAGAGGTGAACTTGGAGGAGTGGGATGAGAAGTGGCTTGG GACGAAGTATCTGAGGTGGTGGCATCACACAGTGATACTTCGCCGGTGCCGGCGTGACAGGAGACTGCGCCGGCTAGCAAGGGGATGGCATCAGTGGAGAGAAGCCAGCAGGGTGGCAATACTGGCTCAGGTGTTG GACCAGCAGCGGCTGATAGAAAAGGCCTGGAGGGTGTGGAGACGACGACATTTGCAAAGCTGTGTAGTGCAGAATTTTCTGGAGGAGGAAGCCAGGAGCCTACTATCTCAG GCCTTTGGAAGGTGGCGCCAGCTAACAGCATTCCAGCTCAAGGACAAAGGATGCTGCTGA
- the CLCN6 gene encoding chloride transport protein 6 isoform X3 has product MSGSGYQSFLLRTESVPFDHSCSARHDCLLRNRKRVVSVILSGQRLVDWRQEIQQRNIQKNVNVDLYLGTRSRVDISHHWLEAAAFSVTPRQTAEQGRLCTAPLSAGKRDPSRRQTNSSCPSQPFRDNTSQFSSSCFLQQNNLCSRLQQHSSKCVAYKIPHFALSVLPPVNLPQRYSCLEAYNLEGRRSESIDFPQQHHQKAKAAGSCSIHAARHRYLESRKKNSDYPVEKQQHQPPAASCMDPVNASLVNACLSSCTVDSPLRHELVVCPSSRSSSESVNTCHSSALTLGDLDSSSLESLQSLLQSSQISASLYCSIQRLKQETALMGIWGSLPLEPKSSAVSGSLCFAAADSASSILSTGEQLAGVKTSAAQARLKWEVPFAKDWSLSAVTRDFSRVEPLSVSHRYGRSDLNTWRTKISGDIQPETLASGVGSGGLVDTEADSSYNCSPYFRCQSQAKPALETGSFYVRTRSHSPEKVLKGEETSDGASPCAVSWKKDLPASLYPEGLQVSLETDLGGAQMNVGVAMYGIPREVCVRVASPSGDKEFRPVQQLSIKSVEVNNSEPHFKSSKESEYVCGPRSRAARRVAVVGSSQSSPFGIQVEEGFGGYSGIDCMNVSREGRRNDYSYQSSWRNWEADANLDQSEEPSVERSAKEPQCCEEGSQEQEIVSGEVLENSFWSWKVNEQSFQHLCDRQMLTRCFQAWRGHILWKRAAARQLYRQQLLRKGLGALQWAVHQRKMQLEVAQQRRASALLAVSFCRWKEAVTKRSKKQSLQPEPYSHTQSSSVGFFGVGRLAAMTTSAQHQLTVGYSKEAEQACRVEGGLWTQLHRRQRGDEFCWRAQAIRDMRRLAAAFRLWRLQKELLSKEEARLLEVRALLEKKQLRNIFWVWRSRCLEMEQVLALTTQIQRNLVSRCFSAWKMTVEQKALYRCNLVHLRAVSLRKYFQQWVQMLQVREGDKQAMVNFFLIQWRQHYGPVISSVADKTATERHEDQPLWTAERPFPEKTGYTLDDFSQKVKLQRVYLLWKARLREHHRAETVCEEPLAMLFSEDLSTSSGFDSNPPATLASQSSLEKEYSFSDSSQQSLSSILTAEDVTHMPYYSSFLQLHQCTELPAEMGGELYWQASFPPRSTGSGRNWFVGGQFQSLALQSPDNNVQPLTSYSTWEEDCGSDKEVKSCWHQAEKRCLQRYFIVWSARTQQLVKAQQYCRLIQLSRAFLRWYHWVVENKNRKAAAALKHRVHCCQMAFSLWKKRLAQKVEADRRFRCHIHQLTADALWCWHSCWQRKRAVRELQQRWAQHSCQEKKRLVLQTWYCQARKQKYAALFWERLLLHRCLVTWAQVTACRLRQHEALSCFKRVREHRLLVVSFTEWRVKLLKAEQRVLGERNYKWQEPSQGKACHRWRLASRGQQALRLGSVATVKQACNYWTKAAAFSQCLRQCSTLIGARKSRKISLSRSMKNRRGREKDSAPAAPLGLFPSAIHRWLVIYRNQNRAERLLFPHLVERPGVVGPSPAHARIQENKAEVNLEEWDEKWLGTKYLRWWHHTVILRRCRRDRRLRRLARGWHQWREASRVAILAQVLDQQRLIEKAWRVWRRRHLQSCVVQNFLEEEARSLLSQAFGRWRQLTAFQLKDKGCC; this is encoded by the exons ATGTCCGGCAGCGGCTATCAGA GTTTTCTGTTGAGAACTGAGTCTGTCCCCTTCGATCATTCCTGCTCTGCCAGACATGATTGTCTGCTGAGAAACAGGAAGAGAGTAGTGTCCGTAATACTTTCAGGACAGAGGCTGGTGGACTGGAGACAAGAAATTC AGCAAAGAAACATTCAGAAGAACGTGAATGTTGATCTGTATTTGGGCACTAGAAGTCGAGTAGACATTTCTCATCACTGGCTTGAGGCTGCGGCATTCAGTGTAACTCCCAGACAGACAGCAGAACAAGGCCGGCTGTGTACCGCACCTCTGTCAGCTGGGAAGAGAGATCCCAGTCGGAGACAGACTAATTCCTCCTGCCCTTCTCAGCCATTCCGGGACAACACCAGTCAGTTCTCCAGTTCCTGCTTCCTGCAGCAAAATAATCTCTGCTCtaggctgcagcagcacagctcgAAGTGTGTGGCTTATAAGATTCCCCATTTTGCTTTGTCAGTGCTCCCTCCTGTGAATCTCCCTCAGAGATACTCATGCCTTGAGGCTTATAATTTAGAAGGGAGAAGGAGTGAGAGTATTGACTTTCCTCAACAACACcatcagaaagcaaaggcagctggTAGCTGCTCCATACATGCTGCTCGCCATCGCTATTTAGAAAGTAGGAAGAAGAATAGCGACTATCCGGTGGAAAAACAACAGCAtcagcctcctgctgcttcttgtaTGGATCCTGTGAACGCTTCACTGGTCAATGCATGTTTGTCCTCTTGTACTGTAGATTCCCCTCTTAGGCATGAATTAGTGGTGTGTCCCTCTTCAAGGAGCTCAAGCGAAAGTGTGAACACTTGCCATAGTTCAGCCCTGACCTTGGGGGATCTCGATTCATCTAGTTTGGAGTCCCTTCAGTCTCTTTTGCAATCCTCACAGATTTCTGCTAGTTTGTACTGTTCAATCCAGAGGCTTAAGCAAGAAACTGCTTTGATGGGGATATGGGGCTCCCTCCCTCTGGAGCCCAAGTCTTCTGCAGTCAGTGGCAGtttgtgctttgctgctgctgattcAGCTTCTAGTATCCTGAGCACAGGAGAACAGCTAGCTGGAGTAAAGACAAGTGCTGCTCAGGCAAGATTGAAATGGGAGGTCCCATTTGCTAAAGACTGGAGCCTTAGTGCGGTGACAAGGGACTTCAGTCGTGTAGaacctctctctgtctctcacaGATATGGACGCAGTGACTTGAACACATGGAGAACCAAAATTTCAGGTGACATCCAGCCAGAAACTCTCGCTTCTGGGGTGGGCTCTGGCGGGCTAGTGGATACAGAAGCAGATTCCTCCTACAATTGCTCCCCTTATTTCAGATGCCAGTCCCAAGCAAAGCCGGCTCTGGAAACTGGTAGTTTTTATGTTCGCACAAGAAGTCATTCCCCTGAAAAGGTTCTTAAAGGAGAAGAGACATCTGATGGGGCATCCCCGTGTGCTGTATCTTGGAAGAAAGACCTTCCAGCCAGTCTGTATCCAGAGGGTCTGCAGGTGTCACTAGAGACAGATTTGGGGGGGGCTCAGATGAACGTTGGTGTAGCAATGTATGGGATTCCAAGGGAAGTGTGCGTGAGAGTTGCTTCTCCTTCTGGAGATAAAGAGTTTAGACCAGTCCAGCAGCTTAGTATTAAATCTGTAGAAGTCAACAACTCTGAACCTCATTTTAAGTCCAGCAAAGAGTCAGAATACGTATGTGGCCCTAGATCACGAGCAGCCAGAAGAGTGGCTGTGGTGGGCAGCAGTCAGTCCAGCCCTTTTGGTATTCAGGTTGAAGAAGGCTTTGGTGGATATTCTGGCATAGATTGTATGAATGtgagcagagaaggaaggagaaacgATTACTCCTACCAAAGCAGCTGGAGGAATTGGGAAGCTGATGCCAATCTCGACCAGTCTGAAGAACCTTCTGTGGAGAGGAGTGCCAAAGAACCACAGTGCTGTGAAGAAGGGAGCCAGGAACAGGAAATTGTGTCCGGAGAG GTCTTGGAGAACAGCTTCTGGTCATGGAAGGTGAATGAGCAAAG tttCCAGCACTTGTGTGACAGACAAATGCTAACTAGGTGTTTCCAAGCCTGGAGGGGACACATCCTCTGGAAgagggctgcagccaggcagctttACAGACAGCAACTGCTTCGGAAGGGCCTTGGTGCTTTGCAGTGGGCTGTGCACCAGAGGAAGATGCAGCTGGAGGTAGCTCAGCAGAGACGTGCCTCAGCCCTGCTAGCTGTCAGTTTCTGCAGG TGGAAGGAAGCTGTGACAAAACGGAGCAAGAAGCAATCTCTGCAGCCTGAGCCATATTCTCATACCCAAAGTTcatcagtggggttttttggagtAGGAAGATTAGCAGCTATGACAACGTCAGCTCAGCACCAGCTTACAGTAGGATACTCAAAGGAAGCTGAGCAGGCTTGTAG GGTGGAGGGAGGACTGTGGACACAGCTTCATCGTAGGCAGAGAGGAGATGAGTTCTGCTGGAGAGCTCAAGCAATCAGAGATATGAGACGGCTAGCTG cagctttcagacTGTGGCGCCTGCAGAAGGAGCTGCTGAGCAAAGAGGAAGCCAGGCTTTTGGAAGTCCGCGCTCTgctggaaaagaagcagctaCGAAACATTTTCTGGGTGTGGCGTTCCCGATGCTTGGAAATGGAACAGGTTTTAGCACTGACAACTCAGATCCAAAGAAACTTGGTCTCACG GTGCTTCAGTGCATGGAAGATGACTGTTGAGCAGAAGGCACTTTACAGGTGCAACCTGGTGCATCTCAGAGCAGTATCACTGAGGAAATACTTCCAGCAGTGGGTTCAGATGCTGCAGGTCAGAGAAGGTGATAAGCAGGCAATGGTGAACTTCTTTCTCATACAATGGAGGCAGCATTATG GACCAGTTATAAGCTCAGTAGCTGACAAGACTGCGACAGAGAGGCATGAAGATCAGCCATTGTGGACTGCAGAGAGACCGTTTCCAGAGAAAACAGGCTACACTCTTGATGACTTCAGCcaaaaggtgaagctccagagaGTGTATCTGCTGTGGAAAGCAAGGCTGCGCGAGCATCACAGAGCTGA GACTGTCTGTGAAGAACCTCTTGCCATGCTGTTTTCTGAGGACCTCTCAACATCTTCCGGCTTTGACAGCAATCCTCCAGCTACTCTGGCCTCTCAAAGCTCATTGGAAAAG GAATACAGTTTTAGCgacagcagccagcagagcttATCCTCCATTCTGACTGCTGAGGATGTCACACACATGCCATATTACAGTTCCTTCCTGCAACTACACCAGTGCACAGAGCTGCCGGCTGAGATGGGTGGGGAGCTGTACTGGCAGGCCTCCTTTCCTCCGCGGAGTACTGGATCTGG AAGAAACTGGTTTGTGGGAGGTCAGTTCCAGTCTTTGGCACTGCAGAGTCCAGACAATAATGTCCAGCCTCTCACCAGTTACTCTACATGGGAAGAG GACTGTGGTTCTGACAAGGAGGTGAAGAGTTGCTGGCACCAAGCAGAGAAACGCTGCCTGCAGAGGTACTTCATTGTCTGGTCAGCTCGGACTCAGCAACTTGTAAAGGCCCAGCAGTACTGCAGGCTCATTCAGCTGTCTAG AGCCTTTCTCAGGTGGTACCACTGGGTTGTGGAAAATAAGAACcgaaaagcagcagcagccttaaAACATCGAGTTCATTGCTGCCAGATGGCTTTCAGCCTGTGGAAGAAGAGACTGGCCCAGAAAGTGGAAGCTGACCGGAGATTCAGGTGTCACATTCACCAGCTGACTGCTGATGCTCTGTGGTGTTGGCATTCCTGCTGGCAAA GGAAGCGTGCTGTGAGAGAGCTGCAGCAGCGATGGGCTCAGCACAGCTGCCAGGAGAAGAAGAGGTTGGTCCTGCAGACATGGTATTGCCAagcaaggaagcagaaatatGCTGCTTTATTCTGGGAACGTCTTCTCCTGCACAG GTGCCTAGTCACCTGGGCCCAGGTCACTGCTTGTAGACTGAGGCAGCACGAAGCCCTCTCTTGTTTTAAAAGGGTCAGAGAGCACCGTCTCCTAGTTGTGAGCTTTACTGAGTGGAGGGTGAAATTATTGAAAGCTGAACAGCGGGTGCTGGGAGAGAGAAACTACAAGTGGCAGGAACCCTCTCAGGGTAAAGCCTGTCACCGCTGGCGATTGGCCTCAAGAGGACAGCAAGCCCTGCGCCTAGGATCTGTGGCTACTGTAAAACAG gcCTGCAACTACTGGACAAAAGCAGCTGCCTTTTCCCAGTGCTTACGGCAGTGCAGTACCCTGATAGGTGCTAGGAAGAGCAGGAAGATATCTCTGTCTCGGTCCATGA aaaacagaagaggcagagaaaaggatTCAGCACCAGCTGCCCCTCTTGGGCTTTTTCCCAGTGCTATTCACCGCTGGCTGGTGATCTACAGAAACCAAAACAGGGCTGAAAGGCTGCTGTTCCCTCACCTGGTAGAGAGACCTGGTGTGGTAGGACCCTCTCCTGCACATGCAAGGATCCAGGAGAACAAAGCAGAGGTGAACTTGGAGGAGTGGGATGAGAAGTGGCTTGG GACGAAGTATCTGAGGTGGTGGCATCACACAGTGATACTTCGCCGGTGCCGGCGTGACAGGAGACTGCGCCGGCTAGCAAGGGGATGGCATCAGTGGAGAGAAGCCAGCAGGGTGGCAATACTGGCTCAGGTGTTG GACCAGCAGCGGCTGATAGAAAAGGCCTGGAGGGTGTGGAGACGACGACATTTGCAAAGCTGTGTAGTGCAGAATTTTCTGGAGGAGGAAGCCAGGAGCCTACTATCTCAG GCCTTTGGAAGGTGGCGCCAGCTAACAGCATTCCAGCTCAAGGACAAAGGATGCTGCTGA